From a single Fulvivirga ulvae genomic region:
- a CDS encoding response regulator transcription factor — protein sequence MKKQHNIILADDHIMFLEGLHTIISEIPEIGDIHLATEGQQVIRLMKQFPIDLIISDINMPKMDGLTLLAEAKKQMPEVKFMILSMLDDARTVQKVIQRNADGFVLKMADKKELKKAVQEVLKGEKYYSEVVKKTYMESVFERKKHQHVELSQREKEVLKLLSEELTSKEISERFFISVNTVETHRKNILLKTGSKTTVGAVKFAIENGFLDD from the coding sequence ATGAAGAAGCAGCATAACATCATACTCGCCGATGACCACATTATGTTTTTGGAAGGCCTGCATACAATCATTAGCGAAATACCTGAGATAGGCGACATTCATCTGGCTACAGAGGGGCAGCAGGTTATCCGCTTGATGAAGCAATTCCCAATTGACCTGATCATCAGCGATATTAATATGCCCAAAATGGACGGTTTGACCCTATTGGCAGAGGCAAAAAAGCAAATGCCAGAGGTTAAATTCATGATCCTGAGTATGCTCGACGATGCAAGAACAGTCCAGAAAGTCATTCAACGCAATGCTGATGGTTTTGTACTTAAAATGGCTGATAAGAAAGAGCTCAAAAAAGCCGTGCAGGAAGTTTTGAAAGGGGAAAAGTATTATTCAGAGGTAGTTAAAAAAACGTACATGGAAAGCGTTTTTGAACGTAAAAAACACCAGCACGTTGAGTTGTCCCAAAGGGAAAAAGAAGTGTTGAAACTCCTCAGCGAGGAGCTGACCTCCAAAGAGATCTCCGAGCGTTTCTTCATTTCCGTAAATACCGTAGAAACCCACAGAAAAAACATCCTCCTGAAAACAGGAAGTAAAACCACAGTAGGAGCTGTAAAGTTTGCCATAGAAAATGGCTTTCTGGATGATT
- a CDS encoding tetratricopeptide repeat-containing sensor histidine kinase, with protein MIATLRITIPLLLALCFYSPALGQEKSRQEVKLDSLFDEYVNVVHTSPVEAKLIADKILQISEENSYDIYAAKAHYLLGNLAYKKGEFSTTIEEINTAIDLLARNGVQKGLPACYNLLAVAYKNMGMLSEATEHFMSGLQLAKQLGDKRHEGNTYQNIALIYFQQQKYGQAMENLDRAKEIYEAINDQGGLIDIMFNYANIHKEQGNYEKAREQYLEVLAYFEGVEHYSKVAYVNINLSQMLVEEERYKEAVPLLKKTLQLLEKLNLHSDMAIVYNDLGLSNMNLGNLNVAIQYFDKALKIIDIDNPPYFTGEVYKNLSQLYRMKGDYKKALLYYEQYVAYEESVNSLEKEKYQEELEQEYETALKETRIALLEREKSLKEAELQKSELQEKRQRLVKNVFIAGFLLVLLTLIILRYFYVQKMKAQRRLAEQQEENSRQAINQLIKDYKLTVIERYQEGQEQERSRIAREIHDGIGSDLASLKMMLEHYLEHKGMDHNAGRIMTGIQNACKDIRNLSHQLHPLPFSQTGFSSFLKDFLVQKTNDGKLRINTFFFPEKDIDRLPDILLADVYRILQELVNNIVQHADAREAEVQLTLHEAYINIVVNDNGQGIPQGKKASGIGLRNIRERLEALAGTMSIESSEKGTLVNIDIPLINHSNIISDEEAA; from the coding sequence ATGATTGCAACTTTAAGGATAACCATACCTCTACTTCTGGCCTTGTGCTTTTATAGCCCGGCCCTGGGCCAGGAAAAGAGCAGGCAGGAAGTGAAGCTTGACTCGCTTTTTGATGAATATGTCAATGTGGTGCATACTTCACCGGTAGAGGCCAAGCTGATTGCAGATAAAATACTACAGATCAGTGAGGAGAATAGCTATGACATATATGCCGCCAAAGCCCATTATTTACTAGGTAACCTGGCCTATAAAAAAGGGGAATTCAGTACAACTATTGAAGAAATTAATACCGCCATTGACCTCCTTGCCCGTAACGGTGTGCAGAAAGGCTTGCCTGCCTGCTATAACCTTCTGGCTGTGGCTTACAAAAATATGGGTATGCTATCAGAGGCTACGGAGCATTTTATGTCAGGCTTGCAACTGGCAAAACAGCTGGGAGATAAACGACATGAGGGGAATACATACCAGAATATTGCGCTAATATACTTTCAACAGCAGAAATACGGACAGGCCATGGAGAACCTGGATCGCGCCAAAGAGATTTATGAGGCGATCAATGATCAAGGTGGTTTGATAGATATCATGTTCAATTATGCCAATATCCATAAGGAACAGGGCAATTATGAAAAGGCACGAGAGCAATATCTGGAAGTATTGGCTTATTTCGAAGGGGTAGAGCACTATTCCAAAGTGGCTTATGTAAATATTAACCTCTCCCAGATGCTGGTAGAGGAAGAACGCTATAAAGAAGCTGTTCCGCTATTGAAGAAAACTTTGCAACTGTTGGAGAAGCTCAATCTGCATTCAGATATGGCCATTGTTTATAACGATCTGGGCCTGTCAAACATGAACCTGGGAAACCTGAATGTCGCTATACAATATTTTGACAAGGCACTGAAAATCATTGACATTGACAATCCACCGTATTTTACAGGCGAGGTCTACAAAAACCTGTCTCAACTTTACCGGATGAAAGGGGATTATAAAAAGGCCCTCTTGTACTATGAGCAATATGTAGCCTACGAGGAGAGTGTCAATTCGCTAGAAAAAGAAAAATATCAGGAAGAACTTGAGCAGGAATATGAAACAGCCCTAAAGGAAACGCGCATTGCACTGCTGGAGCGGGAGAAGTCGTTGAAAGAAGCAGAGCTGCAAAAGTCGGAACTACAGGAAAAACGCCAGCGACTGGTTAAGAATGTATTTATTGCAGGCTTCCTCCTGGTTCTGCTCACCCTCATTATTTTGCGGTATTTTTATGTCCAAAAAATGAAAGCCCAGCGCCGGCTGGCTGAGCAGCAGGAAGAGAACTCGCGGCAAGCCATCAATCAGCTCATCAAGGACTACAAGCTTACAGTTATAGAACGCTACCAGGAGGGGCAGGAGCAAGAGAGGTCACGCATAGCGCGGGAGATACATGACGGTATAGGCAGTGACCTGGCCAGCCTGAAAATGATGCTGGAGCACTACCTGGAACATAAAGGTATGGATCACAATGCCGGCAGGATCATGACCGGTATTCAGAATGCCTGCAAAGACATCCGTAACCTTTCTCATCAGTTGCACCCGCTGCCATTTTCCCAAACCGGCTTCTCAAGCTTCCTGAAAGACTTTCTTGTCCAAAAAACCAATGATGGAAAACTAAGGATCAATACCTTCTTTTTTCCGGAAAAAGATATTGACCGGCTCCCGGATATTTTGCTGGCTGATGTATACAGGATCCTGCAGGAGTTGGTGAATAATATCGTACAGCATGCCGATGCCCGTGAAGCCGAAGTACAGCTTACCCTGCATGAAGCATATATCAACATTGTAGTAAATGACAACGGGCAAGGAATCCCTCAAGGGAAAAAAGCCTCAGGTATAGGCCTGCGCAATATCCGTGAACGCCTGGAAGCACTTGCAGGAACCATGTCCATAGAAAGCTCCGAAAAGGGCACTTTAGTAAATATAGATATACCTTTGATCAACCACAGTAATATAATTTCAGATGAAGAAGCAGCATAA